In Candidatus Aminicenantes bacterium, the DNA window AACAAAGACCTGACAACGCTGGATCCCGAAATTGCTGAAGTGGTGCTCAACGAGACCCGCAGGCAGAATCAGAACCTGGAGTTGATCGCTTCGGAAAACTTCGTGCCCAACGGCATCATGGAAGCCATGGGATCCGTACTCACCAATAAATACGCGGAGGGCTACCCGAATAAGCGCTACTACGGCGGCTGCGAGTTCGTTGACGTGAGTGAAAAGCTGGCCATGGACCGGGCCAAGGAACTGTTCGGCGCGGACTATGCCAATGTCCAGCCCCACAGCGGCACCCAGGCAAACATGGGTGTCTACATGACCGTGCTGGAACCGGGAGACACCATGTTCGGCATGGATCTCTCCCACGGCGGCCACCTTTCCCACGGGCATCCCCTGAATTTCACCGGCAAGCTGTACAATGTTGTTTTTTACGGTGTCAACCGCGAAAGCGAAACCATCGACTACGATGCCCTGGAGAAACTTGCCCGGGAACACCGCCCCAAGCTGATCATGGCCGGAGCCTCCGCTTATCCGCGCATTATCGATTTTCCGCGCTTCAAGCAAATCGCCGATTCGGTCGGCGCCATCCTGGTGGTGGACATGGCCCACATCGCCGGACTGGTGGGCGCGGGTGTGCATCCCACACCTGTCCCCCACGCGGACTTTGTGACTTCCA includes these proteins:
- a CDS encoding serine hydroxymethyltransferase, whose product is MFGLNKDLTTLDPEIAEVVLNETRRQNQNLELIASENFVPNGIMEAMGSVLTNKYAEGYPNKRYYGGCEFVDVSEKLAMDRAKELFGADYANVQPHSGTQANMGVYMTVLEPGDTMFGMDLSHGGHLSHGHPLNFTGKLYNVVFYGVNRESETIDYDALEKLAREHRPKLIMAGASAYPRIIDFPRFKQIADSVGAILVVDMAHIAGLVGAGVHPTPVPHADFVTSTTHKTLRGPRGGLILSQKKHRKELKKVVFPGIQGGPLEHIIAAKAVCFKLAMSEEFKSYQKQTVRNAAAMSKALADLGLRIVSGGTDNHLLLTDVTPLGITGKDAETALDIAGITVNKNTIPFDTNPPLVSSGIRIGTPSVTTRGMKEAEMKTIAELIVDALKHTTDEAYLQKIRGRVQELTSAFPIYTDIIEKYSRALGLA